TTCAATGTCCTGAACAGCATCGTGGACTATGTTTACACAGGTGTCATCAGTATCACAATGGAGCTGGTCCTACCTCTGATGCAGGCCGCTGCCATGCTACAGTTCGAACGGCTTTTCGAGGCATGCTCGACCTACCTGCAGGCCCAGCTCCACCCGAATAACTGCTTGAGCATGATCCGACTTTCCAAGATTTTGCACTGTGCCAGTTTGCAGCAGAAAGCTCATGAGATGGCTGTGAAAAGCTTCTCTGATGTTGCGGCATCTGAGGACTTCTGCGAACTCTCCCTAAAAGAGTTAGTGGATTATCTAGAGGATGATCAGTTGTGTGCTGAGGAGGAGCAGGTGTTTGAGATCTTACTGGCTTGGATCCATCATGACCCATTTGCAAGGAAAGGCTCCATCCATAACCTGTTCCAACGGGTACGACTACGACATGTCCACCCTTCCTACCTCTTCCAGTTCATCGCCAATGACCCAGTAGTGCAGTCCTCCTTCCTGTGTACTGAGATCATTGAATCGGTCAGACGTCTCCTGTTTTCTGTTGGCTCCAACTGCCCAAGTGACCTTCAGCCACTCTGGATAGCTCCCCGACGGCATTCCTTTAAAGAAGCTCTAGTGGTCGTTGGCGGTCGTAAAAACAATGAACGCACATCTCGCGAGGCACTGCTCTACAATGAACAGAAACAGAGCTGGCAATGGCTGGCTAAGTTGCCTGTACGACTCTACCGTGCCTCCTATGTCTGCTTGCAGGGCGTTCTTTATGTTTTAGGAGGGCTGGCTATGAAAGCCGGAGGAGATGGTGTCCCCAGTGCTACAGTTTACACCCTCTCCCTGAAACTAAACCAGTGGAGGGTGGCTGAGCCTATGCTGGTTCCTCGGTTTGCCCATCAGAGCATCGCCCATCTGCATTTCATCTTCGTTCTAGGTGGGGTTACAGGTGACCAACAACTCTCCAGTGGGGTGGAGAGATACAATACCATGTTCAACCAATGGGAACTAATGGCACCGATGCCAGTCACAGTCCAGCACCCTGCTGTGGCTGCACATAACCAAAGAATGTATGTGTTCGGTGGGGAAGACGCCATGCAAAATCCAGTACGAATGATCCAGGTAGGGCAGTTACTGAATCAAACATCTGCCATACAAGAAATGTTCACCTAAACAGATGTTTCAGTGCTCTGTTGATTTCTCAGGTGTACCACATCGGAAGAAATCACTGGTGTGTAATGGAGAACAGGATGGTGAAGAATGTCTGTGCTCCTGCTTCAGTTATTGATGGAAAAATTTATATCATTGGAGGTATGTTGCTGCTTTCCAGTTCCGTCAGGaagatacactgtatggccaaaagtatgcggacacccctcctaaatattcagttgctaacaagtgtatacAATTAATTGTATAGAATAAATCTACAAAGCCTACAACTTTGTGACATGCCCTTTTCTGTTTTAGCAAGGTCCATAgagacatggtttgactagGTTAAACAAGATCACGTTCAGGTGTATGCAGGTATCAGAAAGTTTcagtacttttatattttggttggaaacaatGAGgacaggaggagtagtaattggtcgtgtctgagagactgagagagagcttatagtccgtaTTAAGCGGCATCTGATTTTTACCTTTTTGAattgctcaaagaagctttaagggaaagaagattttcatgtgatgatgatgtgaaagtttgtttgtttttttgtttatttggattttaacgtcatgttctacactctttggctacattcatgacagacacggtagctactcattacacaagattcatcagttcacaaggttacatcgaacacagtcatggacaattttatatctccaatttagctcacctgcacgtctttggactgagcATGtgaagtaaacccatgcagacatgggaggaacatgcaaactccacacaggaaggacccggacctccccacctggggatcgaacccaggaccttcatgctgtgaggcgacagtgctacccaccgagccgccctgaTGATGTGAAATCAGCAgttcatcagtggctacacgctcaattaaaaacatttttactgaTGGCATTataaatgcatcggaaggtgactacatcggaagaaaagtgatgtcatttgtttttgaaattgttaatagggggtggcatggtggctcagtgggtagcactgtcacctcacagcaagaaggtcctgggtttgatctccaggtggggcggtctgggtcttttctgtgtggagtttgcatgttctccccgtgtctgcgtgggtttcctccaggctctctggtttcctcccacagtccaaagacatgcaagtgaggtgaattggagatactaaattgtccgtaactgtgtttgacattaaacttgtgaactgatgaaccttctgtaatgagtaactactgtttctgtcatgaatgtaagcaaaagtgtaaaacatgatgttaaaatcctaataaataaataaataatataaattcttaataaatagagttacaAACAATgagtggaaactttttgaagaacccctTATAATTCAACCAAATCACAAATTACTTAGTGTGGTATTCATAGTTGCATGGAATACAAATTAAACACACATAACTCTGATCTAAGCTCTGCCCAAGTCATGTTGAGTGCAACATAAAAGACACAATGAATATATAGTGACAAGTAAATATCAAAACACAGCAATTTAACACAGCACAGTTGATTTTTAACACTAAAGTATTTGAtatattatttgcattatttaatCACTTTTATTGAGTCTTGCTGTTTCTGTCACActtttactttctacttttcTACTTCATGATATCACTTTAATGTTTCATTTAATACATGTTTTCCAAAATGATcttaactttattttaataaaaatcagttcAAATCTAAGATGTGTGAAGTGTGATAGAATACACTAGAACTCTACTGCCAGGCATTTTAAACTCTGGCATGCAGTTCAGATTTAATACAGATAAACATCACATTTTTGTACTGAAATACCTCCTTAAACAAACATATTTGCTTGTAATTTGATCATGACTGTGAACCACTGGTATTCAGTTCCATTTAAGGTTATAATGCattaatttattgtctgttttaccactgctttatcctggttgggGTTGAGGTGGGTCTTATTCATTTGGCTGAAGGAAGAAAACACCTAGACATGTcactagtccatcacagagcagacacaacgcatacattcacacacattgtCACACTTAAGGCAATATTTAGTAGCTCTTATTGGTCTGACGGCATGTCTTTGAAATTATGGGACAGAtaaaacccaggcccttcttgctattATACTTCtgtaaaatacaaccccaaatcagaaaaagttgggacagcatggaaaatgcaaattaaaaaaaaaattacatttactttgacttttatttaattgcagacaggatgaacctgagatatttcatgttttatctgctcacattcatttcatttattaataaacatctattcctgcatttcaggcctgcaacacattccaaaaaaagttgggacagtaaagcatttaccactttgtaatgttgccattccttctcaccacacttaaaagacgttttggcaccgaggagaccaagtgatttagtgttttagcttttattttgtcccattcttcctgcaaacacttcttaagatgtgcaacagtacggggtcatcgttgttgcatttctcatttcaaaattctccacacattctctattggaggactgcaggcaggccagtccagtacccgtaccctcttcttccacagccatgcctttgtaatgtgtgcagcatgtggttttgcattgtcttgttaaaaaatgcatggacgtccctggaaaagatgatgccttgaaggcagcatatgttgctctaagatctcaatgtacttttctgcattaatgctgccagcaCAGAAGTTTAAATGACTTTTCACTGTAGAACCTCTTGTTTTGACAGGATACACAAGGAGAATGGTAGCCTATGACATCAAAGCAAACCGATTTGTTAAATGTGAGAATATAAAAGAGAGAAGAATGCATCACTCATCCACCGTCATCAACAACAAACTCTATGTCACTGGAGGCCGCTACATCACCGGTCATGATGTTGTCCAGGATTCAGATGACTTTGACTGCTATGATCCAGAGACAGATACTTGGACATCAAAGGGCACGCTACCATTCAAACTCTTTGATCACGGTTCAGTTTCAATGGTGTGTCTATCTGACAAATTATCACCAGACACTGTCTAGATTTAACAGTGAAGCTGAAAGTAAAGTAATACTCAGAaggcactatatggtcaaaaatatgtgaacacctgactatATGCTTGTGCACTAAAATGGTGTTGCTACCCTGGAATGTTGCTAAGGAaatgtgtgcccatttagtcaaaaggtCAGGCACTGTTGATGTTCTAATTCACCTTAGGAGAGTGTTTGATaagagttgaggtcagggctttttgcaggccactggagttcttcCTCACCAAACTATTAATGTAACTGGTTTTGGACATTTtctaaactgtttccacaaagtaaAAGGCAAATCCTGTATTTGAtacaactgattttatacacctgttagtaatgggtgtgGATAAAGCTCATTAATTAGAAGtatctgttcgaaaacctagtaaaCTGCCTTGCtatctactgcctacctaggcagctgcttaagtagagaggattctaataagacatcgaacttataaggcagattatttagacacactacttagaaaGCGATTACCGCAATTACATCACCTCAGTTTTTCCTGAATAAGCTAAGACAGTTAGCCTAAGGCCATTCAAATCATTgggctgaggcagcacaacccgCTGGCATGCCAGCTAGCATCTCCCTCCATTTACCAAAAACGGTTAAGTTGTCACTGACacgcccgaatttgcaaataaataacatttatgctgggattgccttcactgcaa
This DNA window, taken from Trichomycterus rosablanca isolate fTriRos1 chromosome 3, fTriRos1.hap1, whole genome shotgun sequence, encodes the following:
- the klhl38b gene encoding kelch-like protein 38 isoform X1; this translates as MCYELAETSLDDPSTEVLQYIDKELLSSLALQLNNLRKKQILTDVVLCSDSYKIPCHRNILVSSSPYFYAMFCSNFRESQQTQVNIQGVPFNVLNSIVDYVYTGVISITMELVLPLMQAAAMLQFERLFEACSTYLQAQLHPNNCLSMIRLSKILHCASLQQKAHEMAVKSFSDVAASEDFCELSLKELVDYLEDDQLCAEEEQVFEILLAWIHHDPFARKGSIHNLFQRVRLRHVHPSYLFQFIANDPVVQSSFLCTEIIESVRRLLFSVGSNCPSDLQPLWIAPRRHSFKEALVVVGGRKNNERTSREALLYNEQKQSWQWLAKLPVRLYRASYVCLQGVLYVLGGLAMKAGGDGVPSATVYTLSLKLNQWRVAEPMLVPRFAHQSIAHLHFIFVLGGVTGDQQLSSGVERYNTMFNQWELMAPMPVTVQHPAVAAHNQRMYVFGGEDAMQNPVRMIQVYHIGRNHWCVMENRMVKNVCAPASVIDGKIYIIGGYTRRMVAYDIKANRFVKCENIKERRMHHSSTVINNKLYVTGGRYITGHDVVQDSDDFDCYDPETDTWTSKGTLPFKLFDHGSVSMVCLSDKLSPDTV
- the klhl38b gene encoding kelch-like protein 38 isoform X2, which encodes MCYELAETSLDDPSTEVLQYIDKELLSSLALQLNNLRKKQILTDVVLCSDSYKIPCHRNILVSSSPYFYAMFCSNFRESQQTQVNIQGVPFNVLNSIVDYVYTGVISITMELVLPLMQAAAMLQFERLFEACSTYLQAQLHPNNCLSMIRLSKILHCASLQQKAHEMAVKSFSDVAASEDFCELSLKELVDYLEDDQLCAEEEQVFEILLAWIHHDPFARKGSIHNLFQRVRLRHVHPSYLFQFIANDPVVQSSFLCTEIIESVRRLLFSVGSNCPSDLQPLWIAPRRHSFKEALVVVGGRKNNERTSREALLYNEQKQSWQWLAKLPVRLYRASYVCLQGVLYVLGGLAMKAGGDGVPSATVYTLSLKLNQWRVAEPMLVPRFAHQSIAHLHFIFVLGGVTGDQQLSSGVERYNTMFNQWELMAPMPVTVQHPAVAAHNQRMYVFGGEDAMQNPVRMIQVYHIGRNHWCVMENRMVKNVCAPASVIDGKIYIIGARSIETWFD